A single Meles meles chromosome 20, mMelMel3.1 paternal haplotype, whole genome shotgun sequence DNA region contains:
- the IL17RC gene encoding interleukin-17 receptor C isoform X1 yields the protein MPVPWFLLSLALGRSPMVLSLEKLMGPQDTARCSPGLSCHLWDGDVLCLPGSIVSAPGPVLVPTRLQTELVLRCHQETDCDLCVRVAIHLAVHGHWEEPKDEDRSGRAADLELEEPRNAFLQAQVVLSFQAYPTARCVLLEVQVPAALVQPGQSVGSVVFDCFEAALGAEVRLWSYTQPRYQKELNLTQQLPDCKGLEVQDSIQSCWALPWISVSADGDDVHLVLDVSEEQHFGLSLYWNQVQGPTKPWWHSNLTGPRNITLNHTDLFPCLCIQVWPLEPDSVRTSLCPFREDPRAHRNLWRAARLRLLSPRGWQLNAPCLLLAEATLCWQAPGGGPCLSLVPPLSRENVTVNKTLELPLLNAHPNLCVQQVSGWEQMQLQECLWADSLGALKDDMLLLETRGPQDNRSLCALEPSGCTPLLSEASTRAARLGEQLLQDLQSGKCLQLWEDDLRALWACPMDKYVHKRWALVWLACLLLASALFLLFLVKKNQVKGWLRLLKEDLRAGAVARGRAALLLYSAEDSGFERLVGALASALCQLPLRVAVDLWSRRELSAQGPLAWFHAQRRQTLQEGGVVVLLFSPGAVALCHEWLQDGVSASAPHGPHDAFAASLSCVLPDFLQGRAPGRYVGAYFDGLLHPEAVPALFRSVPVFSLPSQLPDFLGTLQGPGTPRPGRLGERAKRVSRALQPALDQLLQPPGDPGDAGDPEDGTRVGT from the exons ATGGTGACGTGCTCTGCCTGCCCGGGAGCATCGTGTCCGCTCCGGGCCCTGTGCTGGTGCCCACACGTCTGCAGACAGAGCTGGTGCTGAGGTGCCACCAGGAGACTGACTGTGACCTCTGTGTGCGTGTGGCCATCCACCTGGCTGTACATG GGCACTGGGAAGAACCTAAAGATGAGGACAGGTCTGGAAGAGCCGCTGATCTGGAGCTTGAGGAGCCTAGGAACG CCTTTCTCCAGGCCCAGGTGGTGCTCTCCTTCCAGGCCTACCCCACTGCCCGCTGTGTCCTGCTGGAGGTGCAAGTGCCTGCTGCCCTCGTGCAGCCTGGTCAGTCTGTG GGCTCTGTAGTATTTGACTGCTTCGAGGCTGCTCTGGGGGCTGAGGTGCGACTCTGGTCCTACACTCAGCCCAGGTACCAGAAGGAACTCAACCTCACACAGCAGTTGCCTG ACTGCAAGGGGCTTGAAGTCCAGGACAGCATCCAGAGCTGCTGGG CCCTGCCCTGGATCAGTGTGTCTGCCGATGGCGACGATGTGCACCTCGTGCTGGACGTCTCTGAGGAGCAGCACTTTGGCCTCTCCCTGTACTGGAACCAGGTCCAGGGCCCTACAAAACCATGGTGGCACAGCAACCTG ACGGGACCACGGAACATTACCTTGAACCACACAGACCTGTTTCCCTGCCTTTGTATTCAG GTGTGGCCTCTAGAGCCCGACTCTGTCAGGACGAGCCTCTGCCCCTTTAGGGAGG ACCCCCGGGCACACCGGAACCTCTGGCGTGCAGCCCGGCTGCGGCTACTGTCTCCCCGGGGCTGGCAGCTAAATGCACCCTGCTTGCTGCTTGCTGAGGCCACTCTGTGTTGGCAGGCACCAGGCGGGGGTCCCTGCCTGTCGCTGGTCCCGCCGCTGTCCCGAGAAAATGTCACTGTAAAT AAGACACTTGAGTTGCCATTGCTGAATGCCCACCCCAACCTCTGTGTTCAG CAGGTGAGCGGCTGGGAGCAGATGCAGCTACAGGAGTGCTTGTGGGCTG ATTCCCTCGGGGCCCTCAAGGATGATATGCTGCTGCTAGAGACACGAGGCCCCCAGGACAACAGATCACTCTGTGCCTTGGAACCCAGTGGCTGCACCCCACTACTCAGCGAGGCCTCCACG AGGGCAGCTCGCCTCGGAGAGCAGTTACTACAGGACCTGCAATCAGGCAAGTGTCTGCAG CTCTGGGAAGATGACCTGAGAGCACTATGGGCCTGCCCCATGGACAAGT ACGTTCACAAGCGCTGGGCCCTGGTGTGGCTAGCCTGCCTACTCTTGGCCTCTgcacttttccttctcttccttgtcaaaaagaaccaaGTGAAAG GGTGGCTGAGGCTCTTGAAGGAGGACCTCCGCGCGGGGG CTGTCGCCAGGGGCCGCGCGGCTCTGCTCCTCTACTCGGCGGAGGACTCTGGTTTCGAGCGCCTCGTGGGCGCCCTGGCCTCAGCGCTGTGCCAGCTGCCCCTGCGGGTGGCCGTGGACCTCTGGAGCCGTCGCGAACTGAGTGCGCAGGGCCCCTTGGCCTGGTTCCACGCGCAGCGGCGCCAGACCCTTCAGGAAGGGGGCGTGGTGGTCCTGCTCTTCTCGCCGGGGGCCGTGGCACTATGCCACGAGTGGCTGCAGGACGGGGTGTCAGCGTCCGCCCCGCACGGCCCGCACGACGCCTTTGCCGCCTCGCTCAGCTGCGTGCTGCCCGACTTCCTGCAGGGCCGGGCGCCCGGCCGCTACGTGGGAGCCTACTTCGACGGACTGCTCCACCCGGAGGCCGTGCCCGCCCTTTTCCGCAGCGTACCcgtcttctccctgccctcccagttGCCCGACTTCCTGGGGACCCTGCAGGGACCTGGCACCCCCCGTCCCGGGCGGCTCGGGGAGAGGGCGAAGCGAGTGTCCCGGGCCCTGCAGCCCGCCCTGGACCAGCTGCTTCAGCCTCCCGGGGATCCCGGGGATGCCGGGGATCCCGAGGACGGCACGCGGGTTGGCACGTGA
- the IL17RC gene encoding interleukin-17 receptor C isoform X3 translates to MPVPWFLLSLALGRSPMVLSLEKLMGPQDTARCSPGLSCHLWDGDVLCLPGSIVSAPGPVLVPTRLQTELVLRCHQETDCDLCVRVAIHLAVHGHWEEPKDEDRSGRAADLELEEPRNAFLQAQVVLSFQAYPTARCVLLEVQVPAALVQPGQSVGSVVFDCFEAALGAEVRLWSYTQPRYQKELNLTQQLPDCKGLEVQDSIQSCWALPWISVSADGDDVHLVLDVSEEQHFGLSLYWNQVQGPTKPWWHSNLTGPRNITLNHTDLFPCLCIQVWPLEPDSVRTSLCPFREDPRAHRNLWRAARLRLLSPRGWQLNAPCLLLAEATLCWQAPGGGPCLSLVPPLSRENVTVNKTLELPLLNAHPNLCVQQVSGWEQMQLQECLWADSLGALKDDMLLLETRGPQDNRSLCALEPSGCTPLLSEASTRAARLGEQLLQDLQSGKCLQLWEDDLRALWACPMDKYVHKRWALVWLACLLLASALFLLFLVKKNQVKAVARGRAALLLYSAEDSGFERLVGALASALCQLPLRVAVDLWSRRELSAQGPLAWFHAQRRQTLQEGGVVVLLFSPGAVALCHEWLQDGVSASAPHGPHDAFAASLSCVLPDFLQGRAPGRYVGAYFDGLLHPEAVPALFRSVPVFSLPSQLPDFLGTLQGPGTPRPGRLGERAKRVSRALQPALDQLLQPPGDPGDAGDPEDGTRVGT, encoded by the exons ATGGTGACGTGCTCTGCCTGCCCGGGAGCATCGTGTCCGCTCCGGGCCCTGTGCTGGTGCCCACACGTCTGCAGACAGAGCTGGTGCTGAGGTGCCACCAGGAGACTGACTGTGACCTCTGTGTGCGTGTGGCCATCCACCTGGCTGTACATG GGCACTGGGAAGAACCTAAAGATGAGGACAGGTCTGGAAGAGCCGCTGATCTGGAGCTTGAGGAGCCTAGGAACG CCTTTCTCCAGGCCCAGGTGGTGCTCTCCTTCCAGGCCTACCCCACTGCCCGCTGTGTCCTGCTGGAGGTGCAAGTGCCTGCTGCCCTCGTGCAGCCTGGTCAGTCTGTG GGCTCTGTAGTATTTGACTGCTTCGAGGCTGCTCTGGGGGCTGAGGTGCGACTCTGGTCCTACACTCAGCCCAGGTACCAGAAGGAACTCAACCTCACACAGCAGTTGCCTG ACTGCAAGGGGCTTGAAGTCCAGGACAGCATCCAGAGCTGCTGGG CCCTGCCCTGGATCAGTGTGTCTGCCGATGGCGACGATGTGCACCTCGTGCTGGACGTCTCTGAGGAGCAGCACTTTGGCCTCTCCCTGTACTGGAACCAGGTCCAGGGCCCTACAAAACCATGGTGGCACAGCAACCTG ACGGGACCACGGAACATTACCTTGAACCACACAGACCTGTTTCCCTGCCTTTGTATTCAG GTGTGGCCTCTAGAGCCCGACTCTGTCAGGACGAGCCTCTGCCCCTTTAGGGAGG ACCCCCGGGCACACCGGAACCTCTGGCGTGCAGCCCGGCTGCGGCTACTGTCTCCCCGGGGCTGGCAGCTAAATGCACCCTGCTTGCTGCTTGCTGAGGCCACTCTGTGTTGGCAGGCACCAGGCGGGGGTCCCTGCCTGTCGCTGGTCCCGCCGCTGTCCCGAGAAAATGTCACTGTAAAT AAGACACTTGAGTTGCCATTGCTGAATGCCCACCCCAACCTCTGTGTTCAG CAGGTGAGCGGCTGGGAGCAGATGCAGCTACAGGAGTGCTTGTGGGCTG ATTCCCTCGGGGCCCTCAAGGATGATATGCTGCTGCTAGAGACACGAGGCCCCCAGGACAACAGATCACTCTGTGCCTTGGAACCCAGTGGCTGCACCCCACTACTCAGCGAGGCCTCCACG AGGGCAGCTCGCCTCGGAGAGCAGTTACTACAGGACCTGCAATCAGGCAAGTGTCTGCAG CTCTGGGAAGATGACCTGAGAGCACTATGGGCCTGCCCCATGGACAAGT ACGTTCACAAGCGCTGGGCCCTGGTGTGGCTAGCCTGCCTACTCTTGGCCTCTgcacttttccttctcttccttgtcaaaaagaaccaaGTGAAAG CTGTCGCCAGGGGCCGCGCGGCTCTGCTCCTCTACTCGGCGGAGGACTCTGGTTTCGAGCGCCTCGTGGGCGCCCTGGCCTCAGCGCTGTGCCAGCTGCCCCTGCGGGTGGCCGTGGACCTCTGGAGCCGTCGCGAACTGAGTGCGCAGGGCCCCTTGGCCTGGTTCCACGCGCAGCGGCGCCAGACCCTTCAGGAAGGGGGCGTGGTGGTCCTGCTCTTCTCGCCGGGGGCCGTGGCACTATGCCACGAGTGGCTGCAGGACGGGGTGTCAGCGTCCGCCCCGCACGGCCCGCACGACGCCTTTGCCGCCTCGCTCAGCTGCGTGCTGCCCGACTTCCTGCAGGGCCGGGCGCCCGGCCGCTACGTGGGAGCCTACTTCGACGGACTGCTCCACCCGGAGGCCGTGCCCGCCCTTTTCCGCAGCGTACCcgtcttctccctgccctcccagttGCCCGACTTCCTGGGGACCCTGCAGGGACCTGGCACCCCCCGTCCCGGGCGGCTCGGGGAGAGGGCGAAGCGAGTGTCCCGGGCCCTGCAGCCCGCCCTGGACCAGCTGCTTCAGCCTCCCGGGGATCCCGGGGATGCCGGGGATCCCGAGGACGGCACGCGGGTTGGCACGTGA
- the IL17RC gene encoding interleukin-17 receptor C isoform X8, with amino-acid sequence MGTGKNLKMRTGLEEPLIWSLRSLGTPFSRPRWCSPSRPTPLPAVSCWRCKCLLPSCSLGSVVFDCFEAALGAEVRLWSYTQPRYQKELNLTQQLPDCKGLEVQDSIQSCWALPWISVSADGDDVHLVLDVSEEQHFGLSLYWNQVQGPTKPWWHSNLTGPRNITLNHTDLFPCLCIQVWPLEPDSVRTSLCPFREDPRAHRNLWRAARLRLLSPRGWQLNAPCLLLAEATLCWQAPGGGPCLSLVPPLSRENVTVNKTLELPLLNAHPNLCVQQVSGWEQMQLQECLWADSLGALKDDMLLLETRGPQDNRSLCALEPSGCTPLLSEASTRAARLGEQLLQDLQSGKCLQLWEDDLRALWACPMDKYVHKRWALVWLACLLLASALFLLFLVKKNQVKGWLRLLKEDLRAGAVARGRAALLLYSAEDSGFERLVGALASALCQLPLRVAVDLWSRRELSAQGPLAWFHAQRRQTLQEGGVVVLLFSPGAVALCHEWLQDGVSASAPHGPHDAFAASLSCVLPDFLQGRAPGRYVGAYFDGLLHPEAVPALFRSVPVFSLPSQLPDFLGTLQGPGTPRPGRLGERAKRVSRALQPALDQLLQPPGDPGDAGDPEDGTRVGT; translated from the exons ATG GGCACTGGGAAGAACCTAAAGATGAGGACAGGTCTGGAAGAGCCGCTGATCTGGAGCTTGAGGAGCCTAGGAACG CCTTTCTCCAGGCCCAGGTGGTGCTCTCCTTCCAGGCCTACCCCACTGCCCGCTGTGTCCTGCTGGAGGTGCAAGTGCCTGCTGCCCTCGTGCAGCCTG GGCTCTGTAGTATTTGACTGCTTCGAGGCTGCTCTGGGGGCTGAGGTGCGACTCTGGTCCTACACTCAGCCCAGGTACCAGAAGGAACTCAACCTCACACAGCAGTTGCCTG ACTGCAAGGGGCTTGAAGTCCAGGACAGCATCCAGAGCTGCTGGG CCCTGCCCTGGATCAGTGTGTCTGCCGATGGCGACGATGTGCACCTCGTGCTGGACGTCTCTGAGGAGCAGCACTTTGGCCTCTCCCTGTACTGGAACCAGGTCCAGGGCCCTACAAAACCATGGTGGCACAGCAACCTG ACGGGACCACGGAACATTACCTTGAACCACACAGACCTGTTTCCCTGCCTTTGTATTCAG GTGTGGCCTCTAGAGCCCGACTCTGTCAGGACGAGCCTCTGCCCCTTTAGGGAGG ACCCCCGGGCACACCGGAACCTCTGGCGTGCAGCCCGGCTGCGGCTACTGTCTCCCCGGGGCTGGCAGCTAAATGCACCCTGCTTGCTGCTTGCTGAGGCCACTCTGTGTTGGCAGGCACCAGGCGGGGGTCCCTGCCTGTCGCTGGTCCCGCCGCTGTCCCGAGAAAATGTCACTGTAAAT AAGACACTTGAGTTGCCATTGCTGAATGCCCACCCCAACCTCTGTGTTCAG CAGGTGAGCGGCTGGGAGCAGATGCAGCTACAGGAGTGCTTGTGGGCTG ATTCCCTCGGGGCCCTCAAGGATGATATGCTGCTGCTAGAGACACGAGGCCCCCAGGACAACAGATCACTCTGTGCCTTGGAACCCAGTGGCTGCACCCCACTACTCAGCGAGGCCTCCACG AGGGCAGCTCGCCTCGGAGAGCAGTTACTACAGGACCTGCAATCAGGCAAGTGTCTGCAG CTCTGGGAAGATGACCTGAGAGCACTATGGGCCTGCCCCATGGACAAGT ACGTTCACAAGCGCTGGGCCCTGGTGTGGCTAGCCTGCCTACTCTTGGCCTCTgcacttttccttctcttccttgtcaaaaagaaccaaGTGAAAG GGTGGCTGAGGCTCTTGAAGGAGGACCTCCGCGCGGGGG CTGTCGCCAGGGGCCGCGCGGCTCTGCTCCTCTACTCGGCGGAGGACTCTGGTTTCGAGCGCCTCGTGGGCGCCCTGGCCTCAGCGCTGTGCCAGCTGCCCCTGCGGGTGGCCGTGGACCTCTGGAGCCGTCGCGAACTGAGTGCGCAGGGCCCCTTGGCCTGGTTCCACGCGCAGCGGCGCCAGACCCTTCAGGAAGGGGGCGTGGTGGTCCTGCTCTTCTCGCCGGGGGCCGTGGCACTATGCCACGAGTGGCTGCAGGACGGGGTGTCAGCGTCCGCCCCGCACGGCCCGCACGACGCCTTTGCCGCCTCGCTCAGCTGCGTGCTGCCCGACTTCCTGCAGGGCCGGGCGCCCGGCCGCTACGTGGGAGCCTACTTCGACGGACTGCTCCACCCGGAGGCCGTGCCCGCCCTTTTCCGCAGCGTACCcgtcttctccctgccctcccagttGCCCGACTTCCTGGGGACCCTGCAGGGACCTGGCACCCCCCGTCCCGGGCGGCTCGGGGAGAGGGCGAAGCGAGTGTCCCGGGCCCTGCAGCCCGCCCTGGACCAGCTGCTTCAGCCTCCCGGGGATCCCGGGGATGCCGGGGATCCCGAGGACGGCACGCGGGTTGGCACGTGA
- the IL17RC gene encoding interleukin-17 receptor C isoform X9, producing MGTGKNLKMRTGLEEPLIWSLRSLGTPFSRPRWCSPSRPTPLPAVSCWRCKCLLPSCSLGSVVFDCFEAALGAEVRLWSYTQPRYQKELNLTQQLPALPWISVSADGDDVHLVLDVSEEQHFGLSLYWNQVQGPTKPWWHSNLTGPRNITLNHTDLFPCLCIQVWPLEPDSVRTSLCPFREDPRAHRNLWRAARLRLLSPRGWQLNAPCLLLAEATLCWQAPGGGPCLSLVPPLSRENVTVNKTLELPLLNAHPNLCVQQVSGWEQMQLQECLWADSLGALKDDMLLLETRGPQDNRSLCALEPSGCTPLLSEASTRAARLGEQLLQDLQSGKCLQLWEDDLRALWACPMDKYVHKRWALVWLACLLLASALFLLFLVKKNQVKGWLRLLKEDLRAGAVARGRAALLLYSAEDSGFERLVGALASALCQLPLRVAVDLWSRRELSAQGPLAWFHAQRRQTLQEGGVVVLLFSPGAVALCHEWLQDGVSASAPHGPHDAFAASLSCVLPDFLQGRAPGRYVGAYFDGLLHPEAVPALFRSVPVFSLPSQLPDFLGTLQGPGTPRPGRLGERAKRVSRALQPALDQLLQPPGDPGDAGDPEDGTRVGT from the exons ATG GGCACTGGGAAGAACCTAAAGATGAGGACAGGTCTGGAAGAGCCGCTGATCTGGAGCTTGAGGAGCCTAGGAACG CCTTTCTCCAGGCCCAGGTGGTGCTCTCCTTCCAGGCCTACCCCACTGCCCGCTGTGTCCTGCTGGAGGTGCAAGTGCCTGCTGCCCTCGTGCAGCCTG GGCTCTGTAGTATTTGACTGCTTCGAGGCTGCTCTGGGGGCTGAGGTGCGACTCTGGTCCTACACTCAGCCCAGGTACCAGAAGGAACTCAACCTCACACAGCAGTTGCCTG CCCTGCCCTGGATCAGTGTGTCTGCCGATGGCGACGATGTGCACCTCGTGCTGGACGTCTCTGAGGAGCAGCACTTTGGCCTCTCCCTGTACTGGAACCAGGTCCAGGGCCCTACAAAACCATGGTGGCACAGCAACCTG ACGGGACCACGGAACATTACCTTGAACCACACAGACCTGTTTCCCTGCCTTTGTATTCAG GTGTGGCCTCTAGAGCCCGACTCTGTCAGGACGAGCCTCTGCCCCTTTAGGGAGG ACCCCCGGGCACACCGGAACCTCTGGCGTGCAGCCCGGCTGCGGCTACTGTCTCCCCGGGGCTGGCAGCTAAATGCACCCTGCTTGCTGCTTGCTGAGGCCACTCTGTGTTGGCAGGCACCAGGCGGGGGTCCCTGCCTGTCGCTGGTCCCGCCGCTGTCCCGAGAAAATGTCACTGTAAAT AAGACACTTGAGTTGCCATTGCTGAATGCCCACCCCAACCTCTGTGTTCAG CAGGTGAGCGGCTGGGAGCAGATGCAGCTACAGGAGTGCTTGTGGGCTG ATTCCCTCGGGGCCCTCAAGGATGATATGCTGCTGCTAGAGACACGAGGCCCCCAGGACAACAGATCACTCTGTGCCTTGGAACCCAGTGGCTGCACCCCACTACTCAGCGAGGCCTCCACG AGGGCAGCTCGCCTCGGAGAGCAGTTACTACAGGACCTGCAATCAGGCAAGTGTCTGCAG CTCTGGGAAGATGACCTGAGAGCACTATGGGCCTGCCCCATGGACAAGT ACGTTCACAAGCGCTGGGCCCTGGTGTGGCTAGCCTGCCTACTCTTGGCCTCTgcacttttccttctcttccttgtcaaaaagaaccaaGTGAAAG GGTGGCTGAGGCTCTTGAAGGAGGACCTCCGCGCGGGGG CTGTCGCCAGGGGCCGCGCGGCTCTGCTCCTCTACTCGGCGGAGGACTCTGGTTTCGAGCGCCTCGTGGGCGCCCTGGCCTCAGCGCTGTGCCAGCTGCCCCTGCGGGTGGCCGTGGACCTCTGGAGCCGTCGCGAACTGAGTGCGCAGGGCCCCTTGGCCTGGTTCCACGCGCAGCGGCGCCAGACCCTTCAGGAAGGGGGCGTGGTGGTCCTGCTCTTCTCGCCGGGGGCCGTGGCACTATGCCACGAGTGGCTGCAGGACGGGGTGTCAGCGTCCGCCCCGCACGGCCCGCACGACGCCTTTGCCGCCTCGCTCAGCTGCGTGCTGCCCGACTTCCTGCAGGGCCGGGCGCCCGGCCGCTACGTGGGAGCCTACTTCGACGGACTGCTCCACCCGGAGGCCGTGCCCGCCCTTTTCCGCAGCGTACCcgtcttctccctgccctcccagttGCCCGACTTCCTGGGGACCCTGCAGGGACCTGGCACCCCCCGTCCCGGGCGGCTCGGGGAGAGGGCGAAGCGAGTGTCCCGGGCCCTGCAGCCCGCCCTGGACCAGCTGCTTCAGCCTCCCGGGGATCCCGGGGATGCCGGGGATCCCGAGGACGGCACGCGGGTTGGCACGTGA